The proteins below come from a single Halomonas binhaiensis genomic window:
- the rnhA gene encoding ribonuclease HI, producing MTQASSSLPSVIIYTDGGCRGNPGPGGWGALLRSGEHEKTLKGSDASTTNNRMELTAAIMALKELKRPCKVVLWTDSQYLRKGITEWIHGWIKKGWKTASRQPVKNADLWQQLLEQTERHEIEWHWIKGHSGNPGNETADRLANEAIDELLEGA from the coding sequence TTGACACAGGCTTCATCTTCACTTCCTAGCGTCATCATTTATACCGACGGCGGCTGCCGAGGTAACCCTGGGCCCGGTGGTTGGGGCGCTTTGCTGCGTAGTGGCGAGCATGAAAAGACGCTCAAGGGGAGTGATGCATCGACCACCAACAATCGAATGGAGCTGACTGCAGCGATCATGGCCCTGAAGGAGCTGAAACGCCCCTGCAAGGTGGTGCTGTGGACAGACTCACAGTACCTGCGCAAGGGGATCACAGAGTGGATTCACGGCTGGATCAAGAAAGGCTGGAAGACCGCTTCCAGGCAGCCGGTCAAGAATGCGGATCTGTGGCAGCAGCTGCTTGAACAGACCGAGCGCCATGAGATCGAATGGCACTGGATCAAGGGGCATAGTGGTAACCCAGGGAATGAGACCGCCGATCGTTTGGCCAATGAAGCCATCGATGAATTGCTCGAAGGCGCCTGA
- the dnaQ gene encoding DNA polymerase III subunit epsilon → MRQIVLDTETTGIETRDGHRLIEIGAVEVINRRFTGNTYHQYINPEREIDAEAIEVHGITNERVANEPVFAEVAQEFWDFIRGAELVIHNAPFDVGFIDHEFNLLKAVQPELDLGPVREHCRVLDTLVMARQMHPGQRNSLDALCKRYDIDNGHRVLHGALLDAEILADVYMAMTGGQTALTLDAGDDEQQKATTPGEFSVRRLSLPTGRLKVVRPDDGELAAHQAKLEGVRKQAGECLWDSLPEHFGGLGVSAANQDVE, encoded by the coding sequence ATGCGTCAGATTGTACTGGATACCGAAACGACAGGTATCGAGACCCGTGATGGACACCGCCTGATCGAGATCGGGGCTGTGGAGGTGATTAACCGCCGCTTCACCGGAAACACTTATCACCAGTACATCAATCCAGAGCGGGAAATTGATGCTGAAGCGATAGAAGTCCACGGCATCACCAATGAGCGTGTTGCCAACGAGCCCGTATTTGCCGAGGTCGCCCAGGAGTTCTGGGATTTCATTCGTGGTGCGGAGCTGGTGATTCATAACGCTCCCTTCGATGTTGGCTTCATTGACCATGAGTTCAACCTGCTCAAGGCTGTGCAGCCCGAGCTTGATCTTGGCCCTGTACGTGAGCATTGCCGTGTCCTCGATACGCTGGTGATGGCACGTCAGATGCATCCTGGTCAACGCAACAGCCTGGATGCGCTATGCAAGCGCTATGACATCGATAATGGGCATCGTGTATTGCACGGCGCCTTGCTCGATGCCGAGATCCTTGCTGATGTCTACATGGCCATGACGGGTGGCCAGACAGCCTTGACCCTGGATGCAGGAGATGACGAGCAACAGAAGGCAACGACTCCGGGAGAGTTCTCGGTGCGTCGCTTGTCGTTGCCGACAGGACGGCTGAAAGTGGTACGCCCTGATGATGGAGAACTCGCGGCGCACCAGGCCAAGCTTGAAGGTGTCAGGAAACAGGCTGGGGAATGCCTGTGGGATAGCCTGCCAGAGCACTTCGGCGGGCTTGGAGTCAGTGCTGCCAATCAGGACGTCGAGTAA
- the nudC gene encoding NAD(+) diphosphatase, producing the protein MLRRELPLGETRGRIIRFSQGRIAPGVNRTPLMEESFWGTEIQPLCWWHDEPVGLLIENQPDDDWPDGRAWLAELPESWFPLISTVLQVAEWSRNHRFCGRCGASTRRVDSEFAMHCDSCGHRNYPRISPCIITLVTHGEDLLLARSPRFPPGRYSTLAGFIEPGESAEQALHREVYEEVGLTIGRMRYVRSQAWPFPHSLMLGYLVEAASRRICIDGHEIEDAAWFSPRRLPQLPPPYSISRELIELHLAEVRDGR; encoded by the coding sequence ATGCTGCGTCGCGAGCTACCGCTGGGTGAGACAAGAGGACGTATTATTCGCTTTTCCCAGGGGCGCATTGCTCCTGGCGTGAATCGTACTCCTCTCATGGAAGAGAGTTTCTGGGGAACTGAGATTCAGCCACTCTGCTGGTGGCATGATGAACCTGTAGGGCTGCTGATTGAAAATCAGCCTGATGATGACTGGCCAGATGGCCGTGCATGGTTGGCAGAGTTGCCAGAGTCCTGGTTCCCCCTGATTTCCACTGTACTGCAGGTGGCCGAGTGGTCACGCAACCATCGCTTCTGTGGGCGTTGTGGCGCCTCGACCCGAAGGGTGGATAGCGAATTTGCCATGCATTGCGATAGCTGCGGCCATCGTAACTATCCACGCATTTCCCCATGCATCATCACGCTGGTCACTCATGGGGAAGACCTTTTGCTGGCGCGCAGTCCGAGGTTTCCACCCGGCAGGTACTCGACCCTGGCTGGTTTCATCGAGCCAGGAGAGTCTGCTGAACAGGCTTTGCATCGAGAAGTCTACGAAGAAGTTGGCCTGACCATAGGGCGGATGCGTTATGTTCGCAGCCAGGCCTGGCCTTTTCCTCATTCATTGATGCTGGGGTATCTGGTGGAAGCGGCCAGCCGGCGGATCTGTATTGATGGTCATGAGATCGAGGATGCTGCCTGGTTCTCGCCGCGCCGCCTGCCACAATTGCCGCCTCCCTATTCGATCTCTCGAGAGTTGATCGAACTGCATCTGGCAGAGGTGCGTGACGGTCGTTGA
- a CDS encoding SCP2 sterol-binding domain-containing protein: MSQTLDTLRDRFDPEAAKGLNEVFQFHFSDTDDYYVSIQDGDLDIQQGEHDDPSVSLSMSTETLKGLMSGDVNGMTAFMTGKIKATGNIMLATKLNQLFP; the protein is encoded by the coding sequence ATGTCACAAACTCTCGATACCCTGCGCGACCGCTTCGATCCCGAGGCTGCAAAAGGCCTCAACGAAGTGTTTCAGTTCCATTTCAGCGATACCGACGATTATTACGTCAGCATCCAGGATGGCGATCTCGACATCCAGCAGGGTGAACATGACGATCCTTCCGTCAGCCTGTCGATGAGCACCGAGACCTTGAAAGGTCTCATGAGCGGCGATGTCAATGGTATGACAGCGTTCATGACCGGCAAGATCAAGGCCACCGGCAATATCATGCTGGCGACCAAACTGAACCAGCTGTTTCCCTGA
- the sohB gene encoding protease SohB yields MGQWLADMGTFLVQLVAVGAVVAVVALLIGRSRRGDASVGDRLRIMDLGRLLEQRKQRLSLALHGAKARRALLRRFKRDTKKADAKSEEGKVTHWVLDFHGNIKASGVERLAQEVSALLLVVKEGDEVVLRLESPGGLVHAYGQAAAELDRLRQAGVRLTVCVDKVAASGGYLMACNADQIRVAPFSVIGSIGVVAQVPNLHRLLKRHDVDVELHTAGRFKRTLTVLGENTEEGREKFQEDLEATHEKFKGYVAERRPAVDIEAVATGEIWYGQEAVDKGLADVVGTSEAYLMEAAEQGRVLSVRLEPKRGLGARFGFGISLLVEQVWERVEERLEASRWERR; encoded by the coding sequence ATGGGGCAATGGTTGGCTGATATGGGGACCTTCCTGGTTCAGCTGGTTGCTGTCGGCGCCGTGGTAGCCGTCGTTGCACTATTGATTGGGCGTAGTCGTCGGGGTGATGCCTCCGTGGGGGATCGCTTGCGTATCATGGATCTGGGACGCCTCCTGGAACAACGCAAGCAACGTTTGTCGCTGGCCCTGCATGGGGCAAAAGCCCGGCGTGCGCTGCTCAGGCGCTTCAAGCGCGACACCAAGAAGGCCGACGCCAAGTCCGAAGAAGGCAAGGTGACGCATTGGGTTCTGGACTTTCACGGTAATATCAAGGCTTCAGGTGTCGAGCGTCTGGCCCAGGAAGTTTCGGCGCTGTTGCTGGTGGTGAAAGAAGGGGATGAAGTGGTGTTGAGGCTTGAGTCTCCCGGTGGCCTCGTGCATGCCTATGGCCAGGCGGCTGCCGAGCTTGACCGGTTGCGCCAGGCAGGTGTTCGTCTGACAGTGTGTGTCGACAAGGTGGCTGCCAGCGGTGGTTATCTAATGGCCTGCAACGCTGATCAGATTCGCGTGGCGCCATTTTCTGTCATCGGCTCGATTGGTGTGGTAGCACAAGTGCCTAACCTGCATCGCCTGCTCAAGCGGCACGATGTCGATGTGGAGCTGCATACCGCAGGACGCTTCAAGCGGACCCTGACAGTATTGGGAGAAAACACCGAAGAAGGCCGGGAAAAATTCCAGGAGGACCTGGAGGCAACTCACGAAAAGTTCAAAGGCTATGTGGCTGAGCGCCGCCCCGCCGTTGATATCGAGGCCGTTGCAACGGGTGAGATATGGTATGGCCAGGAGGCGGTCGACAAGGGACTTGCTGATGTGGTCGGTACCAGCGAAGCCTATCTGATGGAAGCGGCAGAGCAGGGGCGCGTGCTATCCGTGCGTCTTGAGCCAAAGCGTGGCCTGGGGGCTCGCTTTGGATTCGGTATTTCCCTTCTGGTCGAGCAGGTATGGGAACGCGTTGAAGAGCGCCTGGAAGCTTCGCGCTGGGAACGTCGCTGA
- a CDS encoding ArsR/SmtB family transcription factor, producing MNSPQRVAGRLLEGGDAVMDKASNLLKAIANDNRLRILCLLEGTELSVTELNQKLNLSQSALSQHLAILRRESLVATRRCSQTIYYSLNGESASLVIAAIVKLNAANDT from the coding sequence ATGAATAGCCCGCAGCGCGTGGCAGGTCGTTTGCTGGAAGGCGGAGACGCCGTTATGGACAAAGCCAGCAATTTGCTGAAAGCCATCGCCAATGACAATCGCCTGCGAATTCTCTGCTTGCTGGAAGGCACAGAGCTGTCCGTCACTGAACTCAACCAGAAACTGAATCTGAGCCAATCCGCACTTTCCCAACACTTGGCGATCTTGCGCCGTGAAAGCCTGGTCGCCACCAGACGCTGTTCTCAGACGATCTACTATTCGCTCAATGGAGAAAGTGCAAGCCTGGTGATTGCGGCCATTGTGAAACTCAACGCCGCCAATGACACCTGA
- a CDS encoding 7-cyano-7-deazaguanine/7-aminomethyl-7-deazaguanine transporter: protein MFALSSLQRRRLLTLMVSFHITVIAASNYLVQLPFTIFGLHTTWGAFSFPFIFLATDLTVRFFGKGPARAIVIRVMFPALLVSYVVSVVFPQGGYAGMSALGEWNLFVARIALASFMAYLLGQLLDVQVFDRLRRLSLWWVAPALSTVFGNLADTLAFFAIAFHNGPDPFMAQHWPEIASVDYAIKLVISLLFFLPLYGILLRWFSQRLMSLTDEREGEHRRQSGDAPELP from the coding sequence ATGTTTGCCCTCTCTTCGTTGCAACGGCGTCGTCTCCTGACGCTGATGGTCAGTTTCCACATCACTGTCATTGCCGCCAGCAACTACCTGGTTCAGTTGCCTTTTACCATCTTTGGACTGCATACCACCTGGGGAGCTTTCAGCTTTCCGTTCATTTTCCTGGCCACTGACCTGACCGTTCGCTTCTTCGGTAAAGGTCCGGCCAGGGCGATTGTGATTCGGGTGATGTTCCCGGCGCTGTTGGTATCGTATGTGGTTTCCGTCGTTTTCCCCCAGGGCGGCTATGCAGGCATGTCAGCACTGGGTGAGTGGAATCTGTTTGTCGCCCGTATCGCCCTGGCGAGCTTCATGGCATACCTGCTTGGCCAACTGCTGGATGTCCAAGTATTCGACCGCTTGCGTCGGCTGTCCTTGTGGTGGGTGGCACCTGCGCTATCCACGGTATTTGGCAATCTGGCAGATACGCTGGCGTTCTTTGCCATTGCTTTTCATAATGGTCCGGACCCTTTCATGGCACAGCACTGGCCAGAAATTGCCAGTGTTGATTACGCCATCAAGCTGGTAATCAGCCTGCTGTTCTTCCTGCCGCTCTATGGCATTTTGCTACGTTGGTTCAGCCAGCGCCTGATGTCGCTGACAGATGAACGTGAGGGTGAGCACCGCAGGCAGAGCGGTGACGCTCCTGAGTTGCCATGA
- a CDS encoding alpha/beta fold hydrolase: MSVALYFTDTGGEGIPLVIVHGLLGSADNWRSHIKYFSQRHRVIALDLRNHGRSPHAEGMSYDDMAADVEAVLDACQVEQAHLLGHSMGGKVVMSVARRRPERVASLMVADIAPVAYEHHHDSVFAALRRVEEGQPEDRRVADELMAEYVHDKPTRMFLATNLKRDEGGVLRLRVGMDEIERGYPDIMQVPAGEGAVHRPTVVIRGSRSDYVSETYMSAVREVLPEARIVTLEAGHWLHTERAEEFQGVVEEFLS, encoded by the coding sequence ATGTCTGTCGCGCTGTATTTCACCGATACCGGAGGAGAAGGTATTCCACTGGTCATCGTGCATGGGCTGCTCGGTAGTGCCGACAACTGGCGCTCCCACATCAAGTATTTTTCCCAGCGCCATCGAGTGATCGCTCTTGATCTACGCAATCATGGTCGCTCTCCTCATGCCGAAGGCATGAGTTATGACGACATGGCGGCAGATGTTGAAGCGGTGCTGGATGCCTGCCAGGTAGAACAGGCCCATCTGCTTGGGCACTCCATGGGTGGCAAGGTCGTGATGAGTGTGGCACGACGTCGACCTGAACGTGTGGCTTCGCTGATGGTGGCGGATATTGCACCGGTGGCGTATGAGCATCATCACGATAGTGTATTTGCTGCATTGCGCCGGGTTGAGGAAGGCCAGCCAGAAGATCGCCGTGTTGCGGATGAGCTTATGGCCGAGTACGTTCACGATAAGCCCACTCGAATGTTTCTGGCGACCAATCTCAAGCGCGATGAGGGTGGTGTATTGCGCCTGCGTGTGGGAATGGACGAGATTGAACGTGGATATCCCGACATCATGCAAGTCCCGGCGGGAGAGGGTGCAGTACACCGGCCTACCGTGGTCATACGCGGAAGCCGTTCCGATTACGTCAGTGAGACGTATATGTCGGCTGTGCGTGAGGTTTTGCCCGAGGCCCGAATTGTGACGCTTGAAGCCGGGCATTGGTTGCATACGGAAAGAGCCGAGGAATTCCAAGGAGTTGTTGAGGAATTTCTCAGTTGA
- a CDS encoding ABC transporter substrate-binding protein: MPLTRLRRPWQYAALLMAFIIGVVFFGYLNKGAAATEAPAAQLSQRAESLQVQDIEPPPATTEAPPGAIALPPETPVDIVLDWFPGPQHAALIVAEGLGLFRQRGLTVRLSTPADPDVPPKLVAASRVTLAITDQPTLHRLVDEGKPLVRVATLVELPMAALIARKSTGIKSSLSLIDHRIGYSRQTSYSVLMRAILQKEGLNLSHVEPRDVHFSVIPAMSEKRIDAVIDGQRFGLPRQLADLGVATQVIPVERLGIPIHDGLILVANRNHYAVQHDAIRRLVNALGEADRWILDHPNQAWDMLVEREPSINTAANAEAWPHIRSRLSLRPGAVDMARYRRMERFLWEQNIIGNQTPPDQLAIDPG; the protein is encoded by the coding sequence ATGCCGTTGACTCGCCTTCGGCGACCTTGGCAATATGCTGCCTTGCTCATGGCATTCATCATCGGAGTGGTTTTCTTCGGCTACCTGAACAAGGGGGCTGCCGCTACTGAGGCACCTGCTGCCCAACTCTCCCAACGTGCTGAATCATTGCAAGTACAGGATATCGAGCCCCCACCGGCTACCACAGAAGCCCCACCGGGGGCGATTGCTCTGCCACCCGAGACTCCTGTCGATATTGTTCTGGACTGGTTCCCAGGCCCGCAGCATGCTGCTCTGATTGTCGCCGAAGGTCTTGGCTTGTTTCGCCAACGCGGCCTGACGGTGCGACTAAGCACCCCGGCAGATCCCGACGTGCCACCCAAATTGGTGGCGGCATCCCGCGTGACCCTGGCAATTACCGATCAACCGACATTGCACCGCCTAGTCGATGAAGGTAAACCATTGGTGCGTGTAGCCACTCTGGTTGAGCTCCCCATGGCTGCGCTGATTGCCCGCAAGAGCACGGGGATCAAATCTTCCCTGTCACTGATCGACCATCGCATCGGTTATTCCAGGCAGACCAGCTATAGCGTCTTGATGCGAGCAATCCTGCAGAAGGAGGGGCTGAACCTGTCCCATGTGGAACCACGCGACGTTCATTTCAGCGTCATCCCTGCCATGAGCGAGAAACGCATCGATGCGGTGATAGATGGACAACGGTTCGGCCTGCCCAGGCAATTGGCCGATCTTGGTGTCGCCACACAGGTCATTCCCGTCGAACGCCTCGGCATCCCCATACACGATGGCCTGATTCTGGTCGCCAATCGCAACCACTATGCTGTGCAGCACGATGCCATTCGACGCCTGGTCAATGCCTTGGGAGAAGCCGATCGCTGGATTCTCGACCACCCGAACCAAGCCTGGGACATGCTGGTCGAAAGAGAACCCTCGATCAATACTGCCGCCAATGCCGAAGCCTGGCCACACATCCGCAGCCGACTCAGCCTCCGCCCAGGAGCTGTCGACATGGCGCGTTATCGGCGCATGGAGCGCTTCCTCTGGGAGCAGAACATCATTGGCAACCAGACCCCCCCGGACCAGCTTGCCATCGATCCAGGTTAA
- a CDS encoding potassium/proton antiporter has translation MDSINTLFLFCGTLIALSVLASRLSAMAGVPLLLLFLGLGMLAGEEGLLGIAFDDYSLAFVIGHLALAMILLDGGLRTRLKTFRVGFRPALGLATIGVFITSGIVGVLAMWVFDLTLMQGLLVGAIVGSTDAAAVFSMLSGSGLNLNERVGATLEIESGTNDPMAIFLTLVLIEALVGDLGGPLDMLWFFIQQFAMAVVIGLGAGWLSARLLSYLDLAPGLYSLLALALGFCVFGLTAALGGSGFLAIYLTGLMIGNRQGRHLNFILPVHDGLAWLSQIGLFLVLGLLVTPSALLEVILPASIVALALIFIARPLAVVLTLKPFFHFRWREVAFISWVGLRGAVPIVLAIFPVIGGVEHSALYFNVAFAVVLLSLLIQGGSLPWVARRLKVMVPDRVTPNHRGPLGVLPENDFEMFVYRVENSDLEDVPIRLLRFPSGALISALFREHVMLHPKGSTRLSQGDVICVIGRDDDLPALNRLFNGEAKLKQQRAFFGTFTLDAEARMGDVADAYGLTLSPGEAALSLGDFMALRVGGHPVVGDDVDWHGIHWVVNEMEGNHITKVGLRLY, from the coding sequence ATGGATTCGATCAACACCCTTTTTCTTTTCTGCGGCACCTTGATCGCATTGAGCGTATTGGCCAGTCGTCTCTCGGCAATGGCTGGAGTGCCGTTGCTGTTGCTCTTCCTCGGACTTGGCATGCTGGCCGGGGAAGAAGGGCTTCTGGGCATTGCCTTTGATGACTATTCACTGGCCTTCGTGATTGGCCATTTGGCTTTGGCCATGATTCTGCTCGATGGTGGCCTGCGTACTCGTCTGAAAACTTTCCGCGTGGGCTTCCGCCCAGCTCTTGGCCTTGCCACCATTGGCGTTTTTATTACCAGCGGCATTGTCGGTGTGTTGGCCATGTGGGTGTTCGACCTCACCTTGATGCAGGGCTTGCTGGTTGGAGCCATTGTCGGCTCGACGGATGCCGCAGCAGTATTTTCCATGCTCAGCGGTAGTGGCTTGAATCTCAATGAGCGGGTAGGGGCCACGCTGGAAATCGAGTCCGGTACCAACGACCCTATGGCGATCTTCCTTACCCTGGTGCTGATCGAGGCGTTGGTAGGGGATCTCGGTGGCCCCCTGGATATGCTGTGGTTCTTTATCCAGCAGTTTGCCATGGCCGTGGTCATTGGCTTGGGGGCAGGTTGGTTGAGTGCTCGACTGCTGAGTTATCTCGATCTGGCGCCAGGATTGTATTCCTTGCTGGCCCTGGCGCTGGGCTTCTGTGTATTTGGCCTGACGGCGGCACTGGGAGGCAGTGGCTTCCTGGCGATCTACCTGACGGGACTAATGATCGGCAACCGCCAGGGGCGGCATCTTAATTTCATTCTTCCGGTTCATGATGGCCTTGCCTGGCTGAGTCAGATCGGTCTGTTCCTGGTGCTGGGGCTGCTGGTGACTCCCTCGGCGTTGCTGGAAGTGATTCTGCCGGCCTCTATTGTCGCTCTGGCGCTGATCTTCATCGCCCGCCCATTGGCGGTAGTCCTGACGTTGAAGCCTTTCTTTCATTTTCGTTGGCGGGAAGTGGCTTTTATCTCCTGGGTCGGCCTTCGGGGGGCGGTGCCAATCGTGCTGGCCATTTTCCCGGTCATCGGTGGGGTTGAGCATTCTGCGCTGTATTTCAATGTGGCCTTTGCCGTAGTGCTGCTGTCGTTGTTGATCCAGGGAGGGTCTTTGCCTTGGGTGGCCAGGCGGCTCAAAGTGATGGTTCCTGACCGCGTGACGCCGAACCATCGCGGCCCCTTGGGGGTTCTCCCTGAGAATGATTTTGAGATGTTTGTCTACAGAGTCGAGAATTCGGATCTCGAAGATGTTCCTATCCGCCTGTTGCGGTTCCCCTCCGGGGCGTTGATCTCGGCATTGTTCAGAGAACACGTGATGCTTCACCCCAAGGGAAGTACACGCTTGAGCCAGGGAGATGTCATCTGCGTCATTGGGCGTGATGATGATCTACCCGCGTTGAACCGACTTTTCAATGGTGAGGCGAAGCTGAAACAACAGAGGGCCTTTTTTGGTACCTTCACTCTAGATGCGGAAGCACGGATGGGGGATGTTGCGGATGCCTATGGCCTGACCTTGAGCCCGGGAGAGGCTGCCCTCAGCCTGGGAGATTTCATGGCATTGCGCGTTGGTGGGCATCCTGTGGTAGGAGACGATGTCGACTGGCATGGCATCCATTGGGTGGTCAACGAAATGGAAGGCAACCACATCACCAAGGTAGGCTTGCGTCTTTATTGA
- a CDS encoding DUF333 domain-containing protein: MKEWIAAMACSLTLAGCAAQNPPQPDNQKSIGMPNPASVHCLEKGGTLERRQTAAGESSDCRLPDGTLVDTWELYRRDTDAQQTSQ, encoded by the coding sequence ATGAAGGAATGGATAGCAGCAATGGCATGCTCACTGACGTTAGCAGGATGCGCCGCGCAGAACCCACCACAACCGGACAACCAGAAAAGCATTGGCATGCCCAACCCTGCCTCCGTGCACTGCCTGGAAAAAGGCGGCACCCTAGAGCGCCGACAGACAGCAGCCGGAGAGAGCAGTGATTGCCGCCTGCCAGATGGAACGCTGGTGGACACATGGGAGCTCTATCGTCGCGACACCGACGCCCAGCAAACCTCACAGTAA
- a CDS encoding type II toxin-antitoxin system HicB family antitoxin — translation MNRQRELIYDVGTRCVSSTLGRYEAFAPDLPGFRVEMDSEFGAYRQAQQALIEHLASLSAAGKSIPVPQMNGRYLGDKHYAGVVWHFLKVNLGPRKAGTPMVEPVFPDFLEDEFTHLD, via the coding sequence ATGAACAGGCAGAGGGAACTGATATATGATGTTGGAACTCGTTGCGTCAGCAGCACCCTAGGGCGCTATGAAGCCTTCGCTCCAGATCTCCCCGGCTTTCGTGTTGAGATGGATAGTGAATTTGGTGCTTACAGACAGGCCCAGCAAGCGCTAATCGAGCACCTGGCATCATTGAGTGCAGCAGGAAAGTCGATTCCTGTCCCTCAGATGAATGGTCGTTACCTGGGCGACAAGCACTATGCCGGTGTGGTGTGGCACTTTCTGAAAGTGAACCTCGGACCCAGAAAAGCGGGAACGCCGATGGTGGAGCCAGTGTTTCCTGACTTTCTGGAAGATGAATTTACACATCTGGACTGA
- the bluB gene encoding 5,6-dimethylbenzimidazole synthase, with the protein MSAPENRFSDVERQGLYRAIRERRDVRSQFLPDPVPPDVFARLLQAAHHAPSVGFMQPWDFIVIESLEVRRAVKAIFQQENRKASENYAGDQAALYRGLKLEGILESPLNLCITCDRRRGGAHVLGRNSIVETDLFSTCLAVQNLWLAARAEGIGIGWVSILDQEQLAKVLRLPDEVYPVAYLCLGYVSEFLPRPELEVKGWRSRLPLQELVHGDQWGQTLENDLLESMLMNEHDAR; encoded by the coding sequence ATGAGTGCACCTGAGAACCGCTTTTCTGATGTTGAGCGGCAAGGGCTTTATCGTGCCATTCGTGAGCGACGGGATGTGCGCTCCCAATTTCTCCCAGATCCAGTTCCTCCCGATGTGTTTGCGCGCTTGCTGCAGGCCGCGCACCATGCGCCTTCGGTTGGGTTCATGCAGCCTTGGGATTTCATTGTTATCGAGAGCCTGGAAGTGAGGCGTGCCGTCAAGGCGATTTTTCAGCAGGAAAATCGCAAGGCATCCGAGAATTATGCAGGAGATCAGGCGGCACTTTATCGTGGCCTGAAGCTGGAAGGCATTCTGGAAAGTCCGTTGAATCTCTGCATCACCTGTGATCGTAGGCGGGGTGGTGCTCATGTGCTGGGCCGTAACAGTATTGTGGAAACGGATCTGTTCAGCACTTGCCTGGCAGTTCAGAACCTCTGGCTTGCTGCACGTGCTGAAGGCATTGGAATTGGCTGGGTCAGTATCCTGGACCAGGAGCAGTTGGCAAAAGTCCTGCGGTTGCCTGACGAGGTATATCCCGTAGCCTATTTGTGCCTGGGGTATGTGAGCGAATTTCTTCCCCGGCCTGAGCTTGAGGTGAAGGGATGGCGTTCCCGGCTGCCCTTGCAGGAGCTGGTGCATGGCGACCAGTGGGGGCAGACGCTGGAGAATGACCTGCTGGAATCAATGCTGATGAATGAGCATGACGCTCGTTGA
- a CDS encoding OmpW/AlkL family protein, with protein MKTARMLGAITLLTTTAFSAQSALAYQAGDIYVRAGFEKTDSSSSTFKVDSEKQSVDDDIVFGYGAGYLFHNNFGVELNGSQTAKQELSGHGTIESTPVNLMLNYFPLGGHVSRIQPYAGIGVNYTNFDTDSNFDADIDDSWGFAAQVGVDLSITENILVGMYGHYAEVDPDITINDKDVGGIEIDPLVIGAGLTYRF; from the coding sequence ATGAAAACTGCACGTATGCTAGGTGCCATTACTCTATTGACGACGACTGCTTTCAGTGCCCAGTCAGCGTTGGCTTACCAGGCTGGTGACATCTATGTCCGCGCAGGTTTCGAGAAGACCGATTCTTCTTCGAGCACCTTCAAGGTCGACAGTGAAAAGCAGAGTGTCGACGATGACATCGTTTTCGGATATGGCGCAGGCTACCTGTTCCACAACAACTTCGGTGTGGAATTGAACGGCAGCCAGACTGCAAAGCAGGAACTGAGCGGCCATGGCACCATCGAGAGCACCCCGGTCAACTTGATGCTCAACTACTTCCCGCTCGGTGGACATGTGTCACGCATCCAGCCGTACGCCGGTATCGGTGTCAATTACACCAACTTCGACACTGACAGCAATTTCGATGCGGACATTGATGATTCCTGGGGCTTTGCCGCTCAGGTAGGCGTAGACCTGAGCATCACCGAAAATATTCTGGTAGGCATGTATGGGCACTACGCTGAAGTAGACCCGGATATCACTATCAACGATAAGGATGTCGGCGGGATTGAAATCGATCCTCTGGTTATCGGGGCGGGCCTCACTTATCGTTTCTAA